A region of the Mycteria americana isolate JAX WOST 10 ecotype Jacksonville Zoo and Gardens chromosome 24, USCA_MyAme_1.0, whole genome shotgun sequence genome:
tgtggatgttgtctacctggactttagtaaagcctttggcaccctttcccacagcattctcctggagaaactggctgctcatggcttggacgcgtgtactcttccctgggtaaaaaagtggctggatggccgggcccaaagagtggtggtgactggagttaaatccagttggcggccagtcacaaggggtgttccccagggctcagtactggggccagttctgtttaatgtctttatcaatgatctggatgaggggatcgagtgcatcctctgtaagtttgcagatgacatcgagctgggcaggagtgttgatctgcttgaggggaggaaggctctacagagggatctggacaggctggggccaattgtatgaggttcaacaaggctcagtgccgggtcctgcacttgggtcacaacaaccccatgcaacgctacaggatggggaagagtggctggaaagctgcccagcagaaagggacctgggggtgttggtcaacagccagatgaatatgagccagcagtgtggccaggtggccaagaaggccaagagcatcctggcttgtatcagcactagtgtggccagcaggactagggaagcgatcgtccccctgtacttggcactggtgaggccgcacctcaaatactgtgttcagttttgggcccctcgctccaagagggacattgaggtgctggagcatgtccaaagaacaACAAAGCTGGTGCagagtctagagcacaagtctttgaggagcagctgagggacctggggttgttcagcctagagaaaaggaggcagaggggagaccttatcgctctctacaactacctgaaaggaggttgtagagaggtgggggtcggtctcttctcccactcGTGtcgatgtggtgcttagggacgtggtttagtggtggacttggcagtgttaggttaacggttggactggatgatcttaaaggtcttttccaacctaaatgatttcgATGACTCTGTGATTCTAACTCATCCTTAAAATTTAGTTTCACCTGCAACTATTAACATAAATACATTAATCATTTTTACTATTACTGAGTGATCACTACAGGACGGACTTAAAGTTATTTGGTATCTTAATTATGGATGTGAATATTATTTGTACTGCTTATTCTGATGCATCTTAATTCTGCTATAAATTTTAAGGGGAAGAACGATGATGAAAATGTCCAATTACATTAAGAATGAAAACACAAGACATAAGCCTCAAGATTTTACTAGGACCAGGACAGATTGAAGCCCTGGCTGAGGCAAAAGACAGATGTGTAAGTTTTTTAATAGTTCACCTAACTGCTAACAATGTAGAATTTCATTCCTTGGTGTAGCTTAGAAGGTTTGGGTGTGGAGACCTGGATGAGTGCTTCAGCGAAATGAAATCTCATTTGAGGAGCTGCCTGCATTAAACTTGCCTGTGCCACAATTGAACAGAATCAGAATgactgaggttggcagggacctctggaaatcCTCTAGcaaacctccctgctcaaagcaggggcacctagagcaggttgctcaggcccATTCCAGCCAGGTTTTGAGCATCTTCAAGGACATCTCCACAgtctctttgggcaacctgttcaatCACCCTCAGTGTAAAACAGATGACTATAAAGTACTAATTCTCATTGGAGACACAGTACACCTAGCTGTTCTTAAAATGCTAAACTAAAGCATTCTGGAAAGGTCACAGCAATATTGGAAGAGTAGCACTGCAAAAAGCTATTTGAGTTTTTAGTCCACTTTTGCTGAGCTAAATGGATGcctcagaggagaaaaagagtgAATTCTCAGCAGGGAAACACTAATCTCAGAAACTCTCATGAACACATCTCATAACAAAGCCAATTACTTATCTGCAAGACAGTAAATACAATGCATTTTCCAGAGCACAGTCCAACTATCAACACCCTCCTTTAAGCAACTAAGACAATTCAAATTCAAGCAATTCATATTCAAAGCAACTAAGGCAATTCTCAAAGGCAAAATACATAACTTCCACAGCTCTGGAAGCAGACAATATGTTGCAATTACTCGATAATCTTACTGAACTTATGAGGACTCAAGGAAagacaaaacactgcacagctcAAGACATAGGAAGAAATTCCACAGAATCTCTTAATCAGAAATAAAGTTTTCCTATTTTACTATGAAACCTCCCTGCTGGAACCAATGGTTCAGAGCTTTAAATAAGTTGCCAAATGATATCTGCATTCAGAGATATGGACTACAGAATGGGGATCTGTTGAGACGGGCATCTACCAATACCCATCCGGAATCTGCTACTTTCTATCACCTCCCTATGCACTCAATTGTAGAAATAGACACCGTAGTGTATTTACATAACCTTTACATAATTAACTTCAATATAAGTTTTACAAGTAAGATTTTACTTTAATCATATTTTAATTCAACAGTTTATTTACATAACACTGCAGGACATATAGTGCACTATGTATTCATTCACACATGCTGCAATGAAGATATTTCTGCACAGCTGCAAGAGTACAGTTTCCCAGACGGACACGGGAATAGCAGTACAGCCTTAAATGCATTATTCTTCCTAACCTACCTGAATCTTTGCGCCTGGTGATGCACTGGCCCTCCAAACCGTCTAGCTGGTGAATGACACAGCTGCGATAACAGTGCCACATTTTTGTTCTGGTTAGGATTGGCTGCAAACTTCACTGTAATGGGTTCGGAGGAACCTGGGGGTTTGTGACCATTGAAATTTGTAATTGCCTCTTCTGCTTCTGACCTTTTGTCAAACCGGATAAATGCGACCCCTCTGGACAAACCTTTTAAccaaaccaataaaaaaaaaaaaataaaaaaaattgaagttcaGGATAAACTCAAAATAACtttgaaagcaaaaaacaaaaaagttaaatatttctaTGGTCACAGCTTTCAAGTTCTCTACATTTACTAATGTTTCTTCAGCAGCTAGAGGATAAAGtacaaaattaagaaacaaaagacaaattaaCACATTCATTTCAGCTGTAACAACCACAGTGActaaaacacttaaaagaaatcCAATGTGGTAGAATTCCATGAAATCCATCACCAACTGACATTTCCATTAACAAAAAACCTCCcaacattttaaaggaattccacaaaaaaaaaaaaattaattccagttgtttaaaaccaaaacaaaaccccttagCTTTGATTACTTTATCACTAAAAAGCATCTGCAAGCACAAAGTTGACACtgattttccaaatgttttcagttttccacACTGAAAACACACTCTGGTTCGTAGATGAGGGCGTGAAGGTCTAACTCTAATAAAGTAGTTTAACCTTCTGTAATGAAGAGATCACAATTTCATCTACATCACAGCCATTATTTCTAGCTGTCGCATaccttatttttaattcattaaaaactGATTAAGAATTACCTCTTGGTAACTGTACTGAAACAATTACACTGGTGTTAAacatttgcatctttttttcctatttcagacCCAGCCACTGGATGCTGTTATCCTTCTGACTGAGGTAAAAGTTATGCCTTCCAAggtctcttccccccccaccccacttcTCATCTGTGACTTCACCATTGTCTGGAAATACTGTTTATCACAGTGAAGCTAAAAGGGTACATTTTGTTTAAGTTTCATTCCATAACAGATATTATGGCTAGACTAATTCTAGGACTTTACTAACTCTGTTTCAGAAAGGGCCGTATCAAACACTTTCACATTGGCTCTACTCTACACACGCATATGGCAATCTTCAAAGACAGTGTAAGAAGTTGTTTAAGCTCATCATAAGTCATGAAGGTGTTTATAACAATTGAactttatttcttgtatttcacagAAGGAAATGCAGCATGACAAAACCCTGGGCATGCTGCAAGCAAGCAAAAGGGAATCCAACCCCTACAACTACCCACAGAATGGTCTCTAGGAAAGGCATATTTTCATTTGGGGCACCGGGAGAACTTCCATAAATAACAACTCATCTTGTTTACTGCATGTTGTTAAGTATGCAAAGTCACACAGAGAAAGCCCATTTCCTAAGTCACTGCACTTTTTGAAGAGAACTGCAGAACAACGGTGGGAGATGGCTAGCACCAACTGTGCAGCTGGTGTTTCTAGAGTGATCTGGAAAGGAGTCAACCTATGAAGAAGTTATTCCATGTTTTGATTTCTTGCTGGTTACTTCCAAAACAGGAGGCTGGACCAGACAGGAGGCTGGACCAGATTGGATTATCAAATTAGAGCTGACAGCACTATATACTCCAATACCACTGAGATTAGCCTTTCTGTGCTGGGAGGAAGCATATGCCCCACCCTGGAAAGGCACAGAACAGCAGCATCGCCCAGAAGTCAGCAAGGACTATCCCAGAGCCCAACATACTGTTACTTCTTCTCCACTTCCATGCTATTCATCTTAGCACTTCTCACTTGATCTATCAtagtgttcatttaaaaatataagtattgtagaaagcatatttttaaacagattaattttcaaaagctAGAGAACAACCTCTGCTGAGAAGGTACTTctaaaagcacaaattaaaattTGTCCTAACTGGGACTAGCTCAAGATATGAAACAGAGGTTTTAAAGCGAAGGCATGGCTACATTCTTGAAGTGAAAAGAAACCTAGGCTATGCATACATTGAACTTTATAATGTAAACAGAATACATTCTTCAAACAATATATTATTAAGGTTATTTGTAAGCGAGCGGTATATTCTGAGCTGACACTGAATTTGACAGCATCATGCCTCAGCATAGTCAATGAAAACTGTATTATTTGTGGAGAGATTTTAATTGTATGACTTCTGTCATCTCATTTTATAGCTCTGTCAAAGACAGATGTTAGCTGTCTAGACTCCACTGGCAGCCAGAGAAGGACAACTATTTTGGACACTTAGGTTTTCTGTGCTCTCGAagtctttttcttgcttctacCTATGGTTGTCACCTAGATAACTAGCTCCAGAGACAGAACCATACAGATATGGAAGTTGGACAAAATGAATCCTTCTCTCTAGGAAAGGAAGGATAGGATTTTCCTTGCTCAAGATTGGAGTGTCTACAATGTCAGTATCCAGATCTCGTCTGGTCACCTCAGATTTCTTTTATGCACAGTCGCATTTACAGTGCAGTCTGACCAAATCTAAACACTTAAAAGCAGATGCCTACACAAGGACCTAGCTCTGATGGAGATACTTAACATTGTAGACTTCAGCATTTAGTCAGATTAATCCCACCAAAAGCTGCTGATGGCCTACTCTAAATTACAGCAGATTCCTCAAAGAGCATGAAAGTTGCTGCTTAACTACTGTGTATAAATGTAGATACTACCGTACATAAATGTTAAATGTGGAATTGCTAGAATTAGATTATCTTCTATTCTAACATAGCACATGCATAATCAATGAAAAAGTGTATTTGTAGAAGTTCTCTCCAAATTCGTACGTGAAATACGGGCtactggaaaaaacacagaacagctAAGGTTACAGGACAAGCCATATTCTTCAGTTATACAGTCTGAAATAATTaggtaaaaaattaaaactctgtGAAAACACATTGTAACAAAGTCAGAATTAACATTATAAAGGAAATCCTTAACTTTGGTCTCTCCTGAGCTGAGTGCTTAACTACGCaacttctcccttttctttctcttttttgttttaattaggaTTTTTATTAGGGttaaccctaaccctagcccAACAAAGTACATTCAGAAAATTCAAGAGGGTAGTACTAAATATATTAAGTTCATTCTTTTGGTTAGCAGTAACCACAGAGGACTGTAAGACAcctcaaatgttttaaaatatgaggAAATTGTGTGAGTGAGTTCCAAGTTGgtataaaagacaaaacacattattgttttgccttttaatatATAACTATGGCCTGGAATTTACCTGTGGATAATAGCTGCATGTGTGTAAAGTAAAGGTAACGTTAGCACTCCAGATTACAAACACTGCCCAGAAGCACACTGCACTACAGTAATATCAAGTGTCACAGCAAGAGAGTAGATGTGGCAAATCAGCAGCTCAGCCTGGTAAAACTGACAATAAGAGCATAAAATATGATACAAGGTTTAGACTGTAAGCTAGCAAAGGAGGCAGCGTAAGTCATTCTGTGTTCTGAAAAAATCATTGGAAAAGGATAtcccattaaaattatttcagtggttGACACCAGATGTCATGGTTAGTTCGTGAAAGTCTAATTTAGTTTAGGAACTACCAGTctgtgaaaaatgtaaaacatgcTATACACTACAGTTTTATGAAGCTAGTGCAACAGGACTCACCTGTAGTTTGATCCACAAGCACACGTGAGTTGATGATGCGTCCAAAACGTGAAAACATATCTTCTACATCTTTTTGTGTCATTGACCTTGGTAGTCCACTAATATATAAATTAGCATCCTTGATAACTTCAGAACTTGGACGAGCATAggaaacctttaaaaagaaaaaaaccaaaaaggtatGTTCAGGTTGTAAATAGGaaagagtaatttattttgtcatgAGTCACTTTCATTTATTCCCCACTAAACAatgcaggcatttttttttattggagttcaaaaaagcagaacagggagaaggcagaagaaaactgccagaacaaaaagagaaaagtcatGTTCCTACATAACTCCATTCACTTTGGGCTTATCCAGCAGATAAAGAATATAGTGGCATTGCTATAGACAGACAGCAGTAGACTAATACCAATGCTTCCAACACACATTTGCTACATTAAAGTATCCCTGTCTGAAGTTCTGACTCAGACACTGGATCTGTCAGTAACCACAGATCACACCAAGAACTTGTGCTGtcagtatattttttaaagcattataaaAAGATTTTACCAGCTGGAGTGCAGTTTTCTATCTTAATTTCTGCTACTGGATAAAGTCACAAATATCACCTAAGCAGGTGTGATTTCCTACACATACAGTACTAGCTGTTATTTTGGAAAAGGACTGCATGCGTattaacacaatttaaaatagaGATCATCAAATATCAGAGATATACGTGAGTTCAAAAGTCTGGCAACAATTTGTAATGATCCCACCTACTGCTGTAAAACTGGTAGGAATGAAAAAAAGGGAATCTTTGAATACAAAGCTGTTACAAAACCCGAGAGGCTTCACAGCTCACTTTACTACTCTTCTCCCAGATTCTACCTTTCTTGCAGTTGAAGAGCACACAAGCCTTACCACCAGAATGAAGTTTATTAGAATGCCATTTTCATAGATGACAGAAAAAATCTAGACGTCCTACCTTGATAGTTTTTGACTGAAGTCTGAGGCCATTCAGTGTGTTTATTGCTCTTTCAGCATCTTTTGCAGTAACGTAGTTCACAAAGCCATAGCCTAAGCTGTGTCCTACAtggaagaacattttttaaattaatcctaACAAACCAGAGTTACCGCCATcaaaattaaaggaaatgcaaatgagaaaaagTGAACTCAACATAAACATAATCCATACAGCAAATCTTTAAATAAGCCAAAGAAGTTTCTCAAGGCTGGCATACATCATATGAAGTAACTCAAAGctctttcatttgctgctttcaaCATCCCTCTGTCTTCAAGAACAGTGTGTATCAGACAGCTGCAGACGATCCATCAACAGTAAGAAATTCAAGACTAAAATACCAACTCTGAAAGGTCTTGTAAACTTAATGGGTGTCAAACAAAGGCAAGAATTTAACAAAGTTCATAAACTCTTGTAGATAAAGAGCAGAAAGTGAGAAAGCGTCAACGGATGAACTGCTGGGTAAGAAATCATCAGGCTACTAATTTCTGTGTAGCTATTCCAACCTTCACTCCTGAagacaagagggaaaaagacGTTTTCAATCCTTCATACATTCATATAGCTAATGAGCAGTACGTCTCCCAAATACAGGATGAAACTGAAGAGCGAAAAATTCTCCATGTACTATTACTTTATGTAAGGTTACTCTTAActcttacaaaaataatttgagaataataatacaaatctttaaaacatttaaggCAAAGGATATTTATTTGGATATTCATTTGTTCTGCTTCTATCTCCAACCTCCACAAATGCTACTATCAATTATAACACTCCATACTAAGATCATTTTGGGTTGCAATTTCCCAACAATTAGAGGCTTTTACCACTGTAGAtctaaaaataactaaaatactTTCAAGACTGTCAGAGCACAATAAAGCAACTCCCATTCAACAAAAGATACACCTTTTTCAGACTTCTCCTTGTCTCAGCCAGATCTATGggattttctaaagaaaattgtAGGCATGCATAGGAGAATGCGCTATTTTACTTTAACAATATACTATTTATAAGTTGTTGTTATTAAGCTCTGTTGTTAGGCTTGAGAACACTAGAAGACACAGCTAATCGTTATAGTAGAGGATTCTCTTCTGAACTATAGCCCCTTTCTAATGACACAGCATGACTCCACAATAGTCTTAGCTGGCAAGGAAGTTTTCTTACACTTTTCAGAACACCAAATATACCCAGccagctccccgccccccccccccccccaagtcaaATGGTGATTATCCTCACACAAAATGTCAGAGAAACTGAATAAAAGGCTGTAACAGACACTGCAGATTAACTCCTGCTACTGAGTCTAAAAGCCCCAAGGGGATAGAAGGAAGCTCCAAGTAACCCTCCCAGGGTCACTACTAACAGCATACATGGCAGACTGGCTGCAGAACAACTGCAACAGCACAACTCCCTGGCACGTCCTCTGCGTTCGTCTGCTTTGCTGTAAATCGGAATAGACCAGTAACTCATCCAAACCCAAATAATGTCATTGCCTGTTTCCTAATACACTCCTTGTACAAACAGTCCCAGTTAACTTTTACTGTCTGCTAAAGCTCTTAAAGAAGCCAGATCCCCTTTGTGTTCAGTCCCCATACAGGAACAACATCCTGTTCTCTTACAGACCTAGTGTTAAAACATCTCCACTAGCACAGATCAAATTCTCATGATGCCAGATGCTTCTGCACAACTGTAAAGGCAAATCACTCTTTGATAGCCAAGTGGGATTTAACTCTGCATAGGAAACAAATAAATGCAGTAAAAGCAAGATCTTAGACACCAGCTTCTGCACCTTTATCCTTTAAAGATAACATTGATCAGGATTTTGCAGGCGTATCTTACATGTACCTACAGCATgttttttgttgatttctttaTACCattcattttctggtttattaGTTAGAGACAGTCAATTGTTTAGATCAAATCTGGTTAGTCCACAATCACTTACCTACTGAGATTCTTTTCCCCTGATTaagaaaaggaacaatttaaCAATTAGAAAAATGTTTAGCACCTGGACCCTGGCTTATTTCTCCAGAATCTGaccaagaaaacaaagataaGTTTAAGAGGAAACAAATATCACGCAGACAGCAGGCAATGACTTTTTCCCTCCTAAGAAGGTGGGACGAGTCCAACATCCCTCAAAGGTACAGCATGCCAGCACTGCTCTGAAGGCTCAGAGTCCCAGCTGCTTTAGAGATACTTTCGGTCTGTCCCAAAAGCCACATAAACATGAATATTCCAGCAAACTACTGAACAGAACCACGTCCTAATAAAGTTTATGGAAATAGGCCCTTAAAGACCAGGGAAAAAGACTTCAACAAGACTACTCCCTCCGAGTCTGAACCACTGAGCCCTGGCAGTCAGGGCTGTCACTCCCCAGGTGGACATGGCACTGGGGAGGGGGTAACTATATTCCCCTGGcaagggaagaagagcaggatTCCACACCGTATAACCTTATTAAGCTATCTTTAGTACTCTGAGTCATGGAGATCAGGGGCCCAGCCTACAACCAGTGCAAGTGAGTATCCTTCCCTGTTTTCTTGCAACAAGTTCCCAGAGAACACAGTAGGCATGCAACTGTTACTTACCCAGCTGCTTTCTTGCAAAGCATCAGACAGGTTATATGTTTATGCACTGCTTCAGATCAGCGACAAGGAAGATGAAGCTACTTAGTATTGGTTTTATCCTGCATGTAAGTAACAGCACTCATGGACACACAGGACCAAAAGGGACCACACGATCTGGGTCCAGTCCCTGTAATCACAAACTGTACATCTTCCCTTTCCCTAAAAGGTAAGCAAGCTTCACATTAAAAGCTGTTAGATTTTTGTCCCAGGCACTCTGTTCTTGTCTTGTTCTACAAACACCCTCCAATGCTCTTCTTTTCTAAATGCAGGTCTTCATACTTCGTATCCACTTGTTCTTGTGCAAACATTGTCCTTGAGCTTACACAAGCTTATCCCTCCAAGTGTCTGTTCTCCAAAGTACACACAAGCGGTTACCATATCCCCTTGACTTTCTTTACTGCTTTTGTCTGAGCAAAATTCTGCACCTTCTCCACTTCTAATTTTATACAGGTTGCTCAGTGACTGTTCCTTATCAAAGAGTTTGAAAGCCCTGGGAAAAGGGAGCACGGACGTAATGAGGTTGACAGAAACAaacatagattttaaaaaaaaaaaaaaggggggggggggtctgaaGAGTGGCAGGATTACAACAGTTACCAGATTCTCATATTTGCTGTAGGCATTTGACACTAAGTTCATACTAAAACCCAGAAATTATGGTCCTGTTACTTTTACCTGCCACTAGACAAGAAAATATCAATTACCTACCTTTCTCTACAAAAAAATAGAATACAGACCTTCCCTCTTAGACTATACTTACCATCTCTAAACTACATCAGTGTAACCTAACTTTACAGTTCttaagtgctaaaaaaaaaagccaactcaTACAAAATTGACAACATGTATTAACTTATCTTGCTCTAAATACTTAATAACATCAGTCTCAGCCATCTCCTACCATTCACTTACTAGTTTTCATCTCTAAACAGCCTAGGATATCTAACACACAACAGCCCCGTCACTGCTAGAGGCATGCTCCACCATTCCCCTGACAGATCACTCTCCAGGAACCCTCTCTGCTTCACAGTTTTACTCCATATTCCCTCCTCCTGAACAGTATAAACTACCTTCCTTTTAGGGCATGCCAGAAAATATACAAGGAATCGGCATTTACACAGCATTATGATTTATGTCAAGTGTTTATCCCAGGCAAGGAGACaagttatttgctttatcatgaTGTTAAGAGCCTGCTAAAAACCCATCGTGCAATAGGCGGCAGTACTATAAcagttttaaaaccattttagtggatagtaattaaaaaacctttaaaaaaaacttttaaaaagtttgcatATACATAAATGCAAATCTACTTAAGagacaaagattaaaaaaagagaaacaagtagGTCCTTATCTGGATGAATAACAAAGTGACCATAAAACCTAGTTTTAAGCAAACTACTATACTACTTCAGCAGAAAGAATCTACTTCTGTTTCCATGATAAAAAGCCCTTTCATGAAAGAGAgtactcattttctttctgtgtatcaCTTGGTTTTCTGTCCATGTCCTTGCttcctttcccagctccccaAGACGCACTACTTCAGTCACTAGCTCGTTTCTTATTCCCCTCCCGCTACTGACTGACAACTCTAGTTTCACTGGGGAGCCTAGCATGAGAGCAGAGCTAGTACTTATTTTCCACTTCATTACAGACTAGCTGCCCCTCTGAAAGCAGGTGACACAGGTTCTCCCCATCCTATCCTTCTCAAGAAAACTTAAATTTAAACCTGGCTCCTGTCATGTCAGAGCACCTCAGTATGAAGGCATTTTGGtttagaatttgttttctgaactggGAAACAGTGTtttgagattaaattaaaaaagcccaaGTAAATAACACAGAAGGATGGAACACATCTCCCCAAATATCACTCAGGGGAGGATGTGGAGTCTTGGAAAGAGagttgggtttggttgttttgtttgtttggctttacAAAATGTGCCGTGAATGATAACCGGATAGCTTAAACATGTATGAATGCATCAAGAAATACCACGTCCAAATACCAGGCATCAATGCGCtgaaaaagcagaattcaaagcAGTGACTCTGTAGTTTCAGAGGATGAGAACAGATTAAAAGTGCTCAGATGTGCCTTGTGTGGGCTTTCTTTAGTACAATTACACTGTTGTATAGCTGGGGATACATAATCACATCAACCCTGAGAAAAATGCAAGCACCCTTGCATCAAACTTCCAAAAAAAGGGTTATGCCAATGCAGAAGTGCAGCAAGGTAGGATTGGCAGAGCAAGTGATCAAGAGGCTATATTCTAACTCCCCGAGACGAGTCAACACTACATATACAGCACCTTCTGTTTCCTAACATCCTAACACCCAGGAAAACAAGCAGATGTGTCAGTAGAGCAGCCTGGCTAAGCAGGGAACTCATGGCAGAGCTCCAATGCAAACAAGCAGCATGCAGGAGATGGAAGAAACAACAGCCTACaaaaggaggaatttagaaacaCTGTCCACTCAGTCTCAGGACAGCCAGAGCTCAACTGCAGTGCAGACTTGAAAggaatgcaaacaaacaaaaaaataatatcaagggtaacaagaaaagcttctactGCTGTCTCAGCAGTACaaggctgaaaaaggaaaacgTGGGACAGCTGC
Encoded here:
- the ELAVL1 gene encoding ELAV-like protein 1 isoform X2, translated to MSNGYEDHMAEDCRDDIGRTNLIVNYLPQNMTQDELRSLFSSIGEVESAKLIRDKVAGHSLGYGFVNYVTAKDAERAINTLNGLRLQSKTIKVSYARPSSEVIKDANLYISGLPRSMTQKDVEDMFSRFGRIINSRVLVDQTTGLSRGVAFIRFDKRSEAEEAITNFNGHKPPGSSEPITVKFAANPNQNKNVALLSQLCHSPARRFGGPVHHQAQRFRSAENQELPPPCSWQRAARVPLLSGLHITSGTPQFGNPWYSIIIFLQSRDLTFLNNT